In Prunus dulcis chromosome 2, ALMONDv2, whole genome shotgun sequence, a single genomic region encodes these proteins:
- the LOC117619822 gene encoding pentatricopeptide repeat-containing protein At1g71460, chloroplastic: MEAVTITSPPLSLHHHSFPPNIWFTATNCNNCNNHQTFKLKALTRRQQKTPTFAENDAFPDSLPLHTKNPHAIYKDIQSFARRNKLKEALSILDYLDQQGIPVNATTFSSLIAACVRTRSEDHGKQIHTHIRINGLESNDFIRTKLVHMYTSFGSVEDAQQLFDESSSKSVYSWNALLRGTVISGGRRYRDVLRTYTEMRALGLELNVYSFSSVMKSFAGASALSQGLKTHALLVKNGFIDSSIVRTSLVDLYFKCGKIKLAYRVFEEFGERDVVVWGTMIAGFAHNRRQREALEYARMMVDEGIRPNSVILTSILPVIGDVGARKLGQEVHAFVLKTKSYSKQIFIQSGLIDMYCKCGDMDMGRRVFYHSKERNAICWTALMSGYVANGRPEQALRSVIWMQQEGFKPDLVTVATVLPVCAELKDLKRGKEIHAYAVKNCFLPNVSIISSLMVMYSKCGIFKYPRRLFDGMEQRNVILWTAMIDSYIDNGCPYEALGVVRSMLLSKHRPDSVATARILTICHGLKNLKLGKEIHGQVLKKDFESIPFVASEIVKMYGHCGAVDHAKSAFNIIPVKGSMTWTAIIEAYAYNGMYRDAIDLFDEMRSKDFTPNHFTFQVVLSICDRAGFVNDACRIFHLMSRVYKVKVSEEQYSLIIGLLTRFGRVKEAQRFLQLSSSL; encoded by the coding sequence ATGGAAGCTGTAACAATAACCTCACCGCCTCTCTCTCTGCACCATCACTCTTTCCCGCCAAACATTTGGTTCACCGCCACCAACTGCAATAACTGTAATAACCACCAAACTTTCAAGCTGAAAGCTTTAACACGACGGCAACAAAAGACTCCGACTTTTGCCGAAAACGACGCGTTTCCGGACTCTTTACCACTCCATACCAAGAACCCACATGCCATTTACAAGGACATACAGAGCTTCGCAAGGCGCAACAAGCTCAAGGAGGCCCTGAGCATCTTGGACTACTTAGACCAACAGGGCATCCCAGTTAACGCCACCACATTCTCTTCCCTTATCGCCGCTTGCGTCCGTACAAGGTCTGAAGATCATGGAAAGCAAATCCACACGCATATACGGATTAACGGGCTCGAAAGCAACGATTTTATACGTACGAAGTTGGTCCATATGTACACTAGTTTTGGTTCGGTGGAAGATGCACAACAGCTGTTCGATGAAAGCTCTAGCAAGAGTGTGTACTCGTGGAATGCCTTGCTTAGAGGCACTGTCATTTCTGGTGGGAGGCGATACCGGGATGTTCTTCGTACTTATACGGAGATGAGGGCCTTAGGGCTCGAGTTGAATGTGTATTCTTTCTCTAGTGTAATGAAGAGCTTTGCGGGTGCTTCGGCGCTTTCACAAGGTTTAAAGACGCATGCCCTTTTGGTTAAGAATGGTTTTATTGATAGCTCAATTGTTCGGACGAGTTTGGTTGATTTGTACTTTAAATGTGGCAAGATTAAGCTTGCCTACCGCGTTTTTGAAGAATTCGGTGAACGAGATGTTGTTGTATGGGGAACCATGATTGCAGGTTTTGCGCATAATAGGCGGCAAAGGGAAGCTCTGGAGTATGCTAGGATGATGGTAGATGAAGGAATAAGGCCGAATTCGGTTATATTGACTAGTATTCTTCCTGTGATTGGAGATGTTGGGGCTCGAAAACTAGGGCAGGAGGTTCATGCTTTTGTGCTGAAGACAAAGAGTTATTCGAAGCAGATTTTCATTCAATCTGGCTTGATAGATATGTATTGCAAGTGTGGAGACATGGATATGGGGAGGCGGGTTTTTTATCACTCAAAGGAGAGGAATGCAATTTGTTGGACTGCTTTGATGTCGGGTTATGTTGCAAATGGGAGGCCTGAGCAAGCATTGCGATCGGTCATTTGGATGCAGCAGGAAGGGTTTAAGCCTGATTTGGTCACGGTTGCCACCGTCCTTCCAGTTTGTGCAGAGTTGAAGGATTTGAAACGAGGGAAGGAGATTCATGCTTATGCTGTCAAGAATTGTTTCTTGCCCAATGTATCTATAATTTCTTCCTTAATGGTAATGTACTCAAAATGTGGAATCTTTAAGTACCCTAGAAGACTATTTGATGGGATGGAGCAGAGAAATGTCATTCTCTGGACAGCCATGATTGATTCCTATATTGACAACGGGTGCCCATATGAGGCACTTGGTGTGGTAAGGTCAATGCTCTTATCGAAGCACAGGCCAGATTCGGTGGCAACGGCAAGGATTTTGACTATTTGCCATGGACTGAAGAATTTGAAGCTTGGGAAGGAAATCCATGGACAAGTTTTGAAGAAGGATTTTGAGTCCATCCCTTTCGTTGCATCTGAAATAGTGAAAATGTATGGGCACTGTGGAGCAGTTGATCATGCAAAATCAGCTTTCAATATAATCCCTGTCAAGGGTTCAATGACATGGACtgcaattatagaggcttaTGCCTACAATGGCATGTATCGGGATGCTATCGATCTTTTCGATGAGATGAGATCTAAAGACTTCACTCCAAACCATTTCACTTTCCAAGTGGTTCTATCTATCTGCGACCGGGCCGGATTTGTCAATGATGCTTGCCGTATCTTCCATTTGATGTCTCGTGTATATAAAGTGAAGGTTTCTGAAGAGCAATATTCTCTGATCATTGGACTTCTTACTCGTTTTGGTCGAGTTAAGGAGGCTCAAAGATTTTTACAGTTGAGTTCGTCTCTGTAG